The Verrucomicrobiia bacterium genome has a window encoding:
- a CDS encoding glycosyl hydrolase 115 family protein — MPDTITCNACLRPLRLLASLLLAVTSANTVLALGESNYVFTAATRGSFTLVDGRAAPIIVDTNDFAGVLRAAGDLRKDVERVTGARAQILHRAGPESRTAVIIGTAGKSPLIDTLVRDGKIDVSDIAGKWEAFFLQVVPQPMAGLDNALVICGSDKRGTIYGIYDLCEKIGVSPWHFWGDSPVARHGKLFISPGKFVQGPPSVKYRGIFINDEAPALTEWVRAQYGDVPGRRGVANYGRGFYTNIFEVMLRLRANYLWPAMWNNAFNEDDPENPRLADEYGIVMGTSHQEPMLRAQQEWDRGFRQQHGLWDYNKTNQRPALHDFWRAGIRRNKAFESIITLGLRAENDSGAPVGRELTEEIISIQRRILAEELTADVTKIPQMWCLYKEVQAYYEEGLRVPDDVTLLWAEDNWGNIRRLPTANERGRSGGAGIYYHFDYHGGPRSYQWINTSPIPKIWDQMSLAAQYGADRIWIVNVGHFNKGSEFPLEFFLRLAWNTSRWTHENLDEFTRLWAEREFGKEHAVEIADLIATYTRFNGRRKPELLEPETYSLLNYREFESVVAEYQALSDRAEKVFNQLEPRYRDAFYGFVLYPVKACAGLNAMYFAAGRNALHARQGRASANDSAAETRKLFATQTNLVHHFNHIYAGGRWNHFMDQAYIGYTSWNPPRQNNLNAIKLAEVTVPDAARMGVAVEGSMDAAGGTLKFHRHGQASRYVEVFNGGKTPFEFSADVRAPWIVLDDQRGTVEKDRRIELRIDWNKTVQGENSGVLVVHGAGTNFVVNIRAVNPAQPASETADLFIEADGFVSIEAEHFSRNTDAGTNRWIRVSNYGHTLSGMRADAPPGALATPGKDSPCLEYRMHLSSSGEVEVESIVGPTLGFIPGRPIRYAVSFDDQAPREVTIVPAPFEGHYTNPRWSDSVRNNCHKVKSKHLIQSPGEHTLKIWMIDPAVVLQKHIVNFGGALPSYLGPPESLRGSVRSQASSQFP, encoded by the coding sequence ATGCCTGACACGATTACTTGCAACGCTTGCCTGCGACCGTTGAGGCTTCTCGCAAGTCTCCTCCTCGCCGTCACGAGCGCAAACACCGTGCTGGCGCTCGGAGAATCGAATTACGTGTTCACAGCGGCCACCCGCGGAAGTTTCACCCTCGTTGACGGGCGTGCAGCGCCAATCATCGTTGACACCAACGATTTCGCCGGAGTGCTGCGGGCGGCGGGTGACCTGCGAAAGGACGTTGAGCGGGTGACTGGAGCTCGGGCGCAAATCCTCCACCGCGCCGGACCGGAGAGCCGAACGGCGGTGATCATTGGCACGGCCGGCAAAAGTCCGCTCATCGACACCCTGGTTCGGGACGGGAAGATCGATGTCTCAGACATAGCGGGCAAATGGGAGGCGTTCTTCCTGCAGGTCGTGCCGCAACCAATGGCCGGGCTCGATAATGCGCTCGTCATTTGCGGCAGCGATAAGCGTGGAACGATTTACGGCATCTACGATCTTTGCGAAAAAATCGGCGTGTCTCCGTGGCATTTCTGGGGGGACAGCCCGGTCGCGCGGCATGGGAAACTTTTTATCTCGCCTGGGAAGTTCGTGCAGGGTCCGCCCTCCGTGAAGTATCGCGGCATTTTCATCAACGACGAAGCGCCTGCATTGACCGAGTGGGTTCGCGCACAATACGGCGACGTGCCGGGCAGGCGCGGCGTCGCGAACTACGGCCGCGGTTTTTATACGAACATCTTTGAGGTGATGCTTCGTCTTCGCGCCAATTATCTCTGGCCGGCCATGTGGAACAATGCTTTCAACGAGGACGATCCCGAAAACCCGCGGCTGGCGGACGAATATGGAATCGTGATGGGCACGTCGCACCAGGAACCAATGTTGCGGGCCCAGCAGGAATGGGATCGCGGGTTTCGGCAGCAACACGGACTTTGGGATTACAACAAGACCAACCAGCGGCCGGCACTGCACGACTTCTGGCGCGCAGGCATTCGGCGGAACAAGGCCTTTGAAAGCATCATCACCTTGGGCCTTCGCGCCGAGAACGACAGCGGCGCTCCCGTCGGCCGGGAACTCACGGAGGAAATCATCAGCATCCAGCGCCGAATCCTCGCCGAGGAATTAACCGCCGACGTCACGAAAATCCCCCAGATGTGGTGCCTGTACAAGGAGGTCCAGGCTTATTATGAGGAAGGTTTGCGGGTTCCCGATGACGTCACCCTGCTCTGGGCTGAGGATAATTGGGGCAACATCCGCCGGCTTCCGACCGCGAACGAACGCGGGCGAAGCGGTGGCGCCGGCATCTACTATCATTTCGATTACCACGGCGGCCCGCGCAGTTATCAATGGATCAACACAAGTCCGATTCCAAAAATCTGGGACCAGATGTCACTGGCCGCGCAATACGGGGCCGATCGAATCTGGATCGTCAATGTCGGGCACTTCAACAAGGGCAGCGAATTCCCGCTCGAATTCTTTTTGCGGCTTGCATGGAACACGTCGCGGTGGACTCACGAAAATCTCGACGAATTCACGCGGTTGTGGGCGGAGCGTGAGTTTGGAAAAGAGCATGCCGTCGAGATCGCGGATCTTATCGCGACCTACACCCGGTTCAATGGGCGCCGAAAACCCGAGTTGCTCGAGCCTGAGACCTACAGCCTGTTGAACTATCGCGAGTTTGAATCCGTGGTTGCGGAATACCAGGCCTTGAGCGATCGCGCGGAAAAGGTTTTCAACCAGCTTGAGCCCAGGTACCGCGACGCGTTCTATGGGTTCGTCCTCTATCCCGTGAAAGCCTGCGCAGGTTTGAACGCCATGTATTTCGCCGCTGGCAGGAACGCCCTCCATGCCCGGCAGGGTCGCGCAAGCGCGAATGATTCCGCTGCTGAAACGCGCAAACTCTTTGCCACGCAGACGAACCTGGTCCACCATTTCAACCACATCTACGCAGGCGGCAGGTGGAACCATTTCATGGATCAGGCTTACATCGGGTATACGAGTTGGAATCCGCCCCGGCAGAACAATCTCAACGCAATCAAGCTGGCCGAGGTCACCGTCCCGGACGCAGCAAGGATGGGCGTCGCAGTTGAGGGTTCAATGGATGCGGCGGGTGGAACTTTGAAGTTTCACAGGCACGGCCAGGCTTCCCGATATGTGGAAGTTTTCAATGGCGGAAAAACGCCGTTCGAGTTTTCCGCAGATGTCCGCGCCCCATGGATCGTTTTGGACGACCAACGGGGAACCGTTGAGAAGGATCGGCGCATTGAGCTCAGGATAGACTGGAACAAAACAGTCCAGGGCGAAAATAGCGGCGTCCTTGTTGTCCATGGAGCAGGAACCAACTTTGTTGTGAACATCCGAGCCGTCAACCCCGCGCAGCCCGCATCGGAAACGGCTGACCTTTTTATTGAAGCGGATGGATTTGTTTCCATTGAAGCCGAACATTTCAGCCGGAACACGGATGCGGGAACGAACCGCTGGATCCGAGTTTCGAATTACGGTCATACCCTTTCAGGCATGCGCGCCGATGCGCCGCCCGGGGCACTCGCTACGCCCGGCAAGGATTCGCCCTGCCTGGAATACCGCATGCATTTATCCAGCAGCGGCGAGGTTGAAGTCGAATCGATTGTGGGTCCCACGCTGGGCTTCATTCCGGGCCGGCCGATTCGCTATGCAGTTTCATTCGACGATCAGGCTCCACGCGAAGTGACGATTGTGCCGGCGCCGTTTGAAGGACATTACACCAATCCCCGATGGTCGGATTCCGTAAGGAACAATTGCCACAAGGTGAAGTCGAAGCACCTCATCCAGTCTCCTGGCGAGCACACACTGAAGATTTGGATGATCGATCCGGCAGTCGTGCTGCAGAAACACATTGTAAACTTTGGCGGCGCCCTCCCCAGCTACCTTGGCCCTCCGGAAAGCTTGCGCGGATCCGTCCGATCCCAGGCGTCGTCGCAATTTCCGTGA
- a CDS encoding DUF2264 domain-containing protein, with the protein MNNEPLAAALQPHSRFRPRNNQVGQQTVKQAFEVKDPDFQLSPLTGMTRRHYIECAKYVLERAFTHVKSFDSPIVFPLVPGKSYPQPDDPEWRTRSHEFEALERTFNLAAPLMHVDPEITIKGIKLRDYYCHHFHAALTPGNPTSLPLPEDLPDATYQFTCEFGGWTKTLLLLPDVLWPHLTKQQRDAMAITISKWAHHRTTQNNWRLFNICALSFLKKNGYAIDDDLLRSHLLWIASYHAGNGWYLEQSYNYYTISLFVVYGTIWNRAFGDEHYPEIAAVLEKSFEQLMKTYAQFFGRDGYINMWARSICYRLWISGGFPVSFMLKSKPAMDPGWARRLCSGSLLQFTAREDFYENDIPSLGFYGHREFAIQNYSCPASPFIMFLPFIALALPEDSPFWTATENDGMWRGLGKKSQRTVLEKPGLVLVNHGSSGSSEIISGKVYDDDHNYSKLVFNTHFPWEDHNPEGGTSQEYSFRSLDPRDLRGTDINFYLTGRAVENSPTRNASYSTSQSIIFNGVRDGVLYRQLLMRRPPNNGVGYIIDLAEITIPGGVIRVDRCRLAFEHELTLGHFGLPHYNGVKAELRHFEDAMRTGITASVPGRSVALMAYLGWDSVSAQVHEGFNAETDESSVLFVHRRRTEKNPAMELMISVMLHKTDNNPWNDEELSPVKNLRLMEITPSGSVLGAEVTLADESRHLVDFNEIDGFKSC; encoded by the coding sequence ATGAATAACGAACCGTTGGCAGCGGCGCTTCAGCCGCACTCACGCTTCCGCCCGCGCAACAATCAGGTTGGACAGCAAACCGTAAAACAGGCGTTTGAAGTCAAGGATCCCGACTTTCAATTGAGTCCGCTCACCGGGATGACGCGGCGGCATTACATTGAGTGCGCGAAATACGTGCTCGAGCGCGCCTTCACGCACGTGAAGTCTTTTGATTCGCCGATCGTTTTCCCGCTCGTTCCAGGCAAATCGTATCCGCAACCGGACGATCCTGAATGGCGCACGCGTTCCCACGAGTTCGAGGCGCTGGAACGGACCTTCAATCTTGCCGCCCCATTGATGCACGTCGATCCCGAGATCACCATCAAGGGCATCAAACTGCGCGACTATTACTGCCATCATTTTCATGCCGCGTTAACGCCGGGCAATCCCACCAGCCTGCCCCTGCCCGAAGACCTTCCCGATGCCACCTACCAGTTCACCTGCGAATTCGGAGGATGGACCAAGACGCTCCTGCTCCTTCCGGACGTGCTTTGGCCACATCTGACGAAACAGCAGCGTGATGCGATGGCGATCACCATTTCCAAGTGGGCACACCATCGGACAACCCAGAATAACTGGAGATTGTTCAATATTTGCGCGCTGTCGTTCCTTAAAAAGAATGGCTACGCGATTGACGATGATTTGTTGCGCAGTCACCTGCTTTGGATCGCATCCTACCACGCAGGCAACGGATGGTATCTGGAGCAGAGCTACAACTACTACACCATCAGCCTGTTCGTGGTTTATGGAACGATCTGGAATCGGGCCTTTGGAGATGAGCATTATCCGGAGATCGCGGCAGTGCTCGAGAAAAGCTTTGAGCAGTTGATGAAGACGTACGCGCAGTTTTTCGGGCGCGACGGGTACATCAACATGTGGGCTCGCAGCATCTGTTATCGGCTGTGGATTTCGGGCGGGTTTCCTGTTTCGTTCATGCTCAAGTCCAAACCTGCCATGGATCCTGGATGGGCCCGCAGACTCTGCTCCGGCTCCCTCCTGCAGTTCACAGCGCGCGAGGACTTTTACGAGAACGACATTCCGAGCCTGGGATTTTACGGGCACCGGGAATTTGCGATCCAGAACTACAGCTGTCCTGCCAGCCCGTTCATCATGTTCCTTCCCTTCATCGCATTGGCGCTGCCTGAGGACTCCCCATTCTGGACAGCCACGGAGAACGACGGCATGTGGCGCGGCCTTGGCAAAAAATCGCAGCGAACGGTCCTCGAGAAACCCGGTCTTGTGCTGGTGAACCACGGAAGCAGCGGGAGCTCGGAAATCATTTCCGGCAAAGTTTACGACGACGACCACAATTATTCTAAGCTCGTCTTCAACACACATTTCCCCTGGGAGGATCACAACCCGGAAGGCGGCACTTCGCAGGAATACAGCTTTCGCAGCCTCGATCCGCGTGACCTTCGGGGCACGGACATTAATTTTTATCTGACCGGCCGGGCTGTGGAGAATTCCCCGACTCGCAACGCCAGCTATTCAACGTCACAAAGCATCATTTTTAACGGCGTTCGCGATGGAGTGCTTTACAGGCAGCTCCTGATGCGACGACCGCCGAACAACGGCGTCGGTTACATCATCGACCTTGCAGAGATCACGATTCCCGGCGGGGTGATCCGCGTGGATCGATGCCGCCTCGCGTTTGAGCATGAGCTGACACTGGGCCACTTCGGATTGCCCCACTACAACGGCGTAAAGGCGGAGCTGCGACATTTTGAGGACGCGATGCGAACAGGGATCACTGCAAGCGTTCCAGGGAGAAGCGTTGCGCTCATGGCGTATCTCGGCTGGGACAGCGTCTCCGCTCAGGTTCACGAAGGATTCAACGCCGAGACGGACGAAAGCAGTGTTCTATTTGTCCATCGCAGGCGAACGGAAAAGAATCCCGCGATGGAGTTGATGATTTCAGTGATGTTGCACAAGACCGACAACAATCCCTGGAACGACGAGGAACTCTCGCCTGTGAAAAACCTTCGTCTGATGGAAATCACTCCGTCTGGATCGGTGCTTGGAGCTGAAGTCACGCTGGCTGACGAAAGTCGGCATCTGGTTGATTTCAACGAAATCGACGGCTTTAAATCCTGCTGA
- a CDS encoding autotransporter-associated beta strand repeat-containing protein, translated as MKSITPSRKSKTGLMALLALGAVTHGAFGQSGTWTNEFDSVWSDATNWVDGVVASGAGNSATFNNQTASAVQVELDSSRTIGNLFFQVGTYTISNTVNTLTLAGLLKPTIDVWPGQNATLRGIVLAGNDGFVLDGGGTLNLFKENTAAANTITGGIVLSNGIVQVQGINVDDNNDANTLALGTVESVTFYNGTLNLRPAPNTATTFGVFNGNLIVPQDAMGTLILPVRWTGSAGDNGAVGPGLGGTLTGSGTFNVETKYVRNNVVGDWSAFTGQINITANATTGGDEFRYGNVLGFPNARVSMGGGVAFTFRYYPAMPASTNFPIGRLTGDNANVFLSGSPNAASTLTYDIGSLQASSSDVDVFAGAIANGAGPAALVKRGLGTLVLTGPNSYTGSTIVSNGVLQIGDGSSDMGTIGTGPITNLSALVFARGSGTLLVTAPIHGNGAITNMGLGGTLILAGSNTYSAPTYVTAGRLIVATASRATGGYFLTDSAEGFGVRSGSPNSALTISGLSYAGPGRFDVIYTGGVNPAIALVTNTGSLVMNGDVTVNVEGSGLTVGSITLMQWGSRSGAGNFVLGTLPPQVTGASLNIVGNSLVLTINATFDSTLRWVGDASAVWDIDNAANKVWREVGSGNLTNYYDGAKVRFDDTATGLTTVNILGAVAPQSVIVSNSAKPYVFTGGGIVGNATLIKLDPGTLTLTGINSYDGVTEIQGGTLRIGDGVTDGSLGSGVVTNNATLEFNLVGATTVANQIHGTGRVIQAGIGQVNLSAANTFTGGVIVRSGTAFGNNNGNAAGIGGGIRIEGGRVQLGANINNNVGTAVVITNATFQNTAAGNFNIDVPVEGTNVAILFDKTGLTTMNRTLANLSGVITNVGAGGLRFNSGGGNNAVGSDNIRWILEAGSGDLQNRNASVNFLGSLEGQGTLTAQGSGNGTVTWVVGGMNTSTTFEGRIIDGITFATPAPARLTAFTKAGTGTFTLNNATLVYRGVTTVSNGVLALTGTSIPEHTAGVTVLAPGVLNVTGLSGGTLSLGTGTTNQILAGDGTVQGNIVLGSNGGLRPGAAVGATGNLTVSGSVTLGGSHLFDISTTGSPSSDRLTAPTIVYGGALVITNSGNITGTNVFQLFSGSLSGSFSSVTTPTIPGVTFNTANLNVNGTITVVGPPGVSTTPTNITTSVSGGVLTLSWPASHQGWRLQAQTNSLSTGLATNWVDVAGSTGTTNVAMPINTSNEAVFFRLIYP; from the coding sequence ATGAAAAGCATCACCCCTAGCAGAAAATCAAAAACCGGCCTCATGGCGCTCCTGGCGTTGGGCGCCGTCACTCACGGCGCTTTCGGCCAGAGCGGCACCTGGACCAACGAATTCGACAGCGTCTGGAGCGACGCAACCAACTGGGTCGATGGCGTCGTTGCCAGCGGCGCCGGGAACAGCGCCACCTTTAACAACCAGACAGCTTCGGCCGTGCAGGTGGAACTCGATTCCTCGCGCACGATCGGAAACCTCTTTTTCCAGGTAGGCACTTACACCATCAGCAACACCGTCAACACGCTCACGCTCGCGGGGCTGTTGAAGCCGACCATTGACGTCTGGCCCGGCCAGAATGCAACCCTCCGCGGCATTGTGCTGGCAGGCAATGATGGGTTCGTGCTCGACGGCGGCGGCACCCTCAACCTTTTCAAGGAAAACACGGCCGCGGCAAACACTATCACCGGCGGCATAGTTCTCAGCAACGGCATCGTGCAGGTGCAGGGCATCAACGTGGATGACAACAACGATGCCAACACCCTGGCGCTTGGCACGGTCGAGTCGGTGACCTTTTACAACGGTACATTGAACCTTCGTCCCGCGCCGAACACTGCCACGACCTTCGGCGTGTTTAATGGAAACCTGATTGTCCCGCAGGATGCGATGGGGACGTTGATCCTTCCGGTGCGCTGGACGGGATCCGCAGGTGACAACGGAGCGGTCGGCCCGGGGTTGGGCGGCACGCTTACAGGCAGCGGCACCTTCAATGTTGAAACCAAATACGTGCGCAACAACGTTGTGGGTGACTGGTCTGCATTCACAGGGCAGATCAATATCACCGCGAACGCAACCACTGGTGGCGACGAGTTCCGATACGGGAATGTCCTGGGATTCCCCAATGCACGCGTGTCCATGGGCGGCGGAGTTGCATTCACATTCCGGTACTACCCTGCCATGCCTGCATCGACAAACTTCCCCATCGGACGACTCACTGGCGACAACGCCAACGTGTTTCTTTCGGGAAGTCCCAATGCGGCCTCAACCCTCACGTACGATATCGGGAGCCTGCAGGCGAGTTCGAGCGACGTGGATGTGTTTGCGGGCGCCATCGCGAATGGTGCGGGACCCGCTGCCCTGGTGAAGCGCGGTCTGGGAACTCTCGTGCTGACGGGTCCCAACTCGTACACAGGCTCGACGATTGTGAGCAACGGTGTGCTGCAGATCGGCGATGGATCAAGTGACATGGGCACGATCGGCACAGGCCCGATCACAAACCTGAGCGCACTGGTGTTTGCACGCGGCAGCGGAACACTGCTGGTCACGGCACCGATCCACGGAAATGGTGCCATCACGAACATGGGGCTCGGCGGAACTTTGATTCTTGCGGGATCGAACACCTATTCCGCCCCCACGTATGTCACAGCTGGCCGGTTGATCGTCGCCACGGCTTCGCGCGCAACTGGAGGTTATTTTCTGACCGACTCGGCTGAAGGCTTTGGTGTCCGCTCAGGATCGCCCAATTCAGCACTCACGATCAGCGGCCTGTCATATGCGGGCCCCGGCAGGTTCGACGTCATTTATACGGGCGGCGTCAACCCTGCGATTGCCCTTGTGACGAACACCGGCAGTCTCGTCATGAACGGCGACGTCACGGTGAATGTTGAAGGCAGCGGTCTCACAGTGGGTTCCATCACACTGATGCAATGGGGCAGCCGGAGCGGTGCCGGCAACTTCGTTTTGGGGACCCTTCCCCCACAAGTTACGGGCGCCTCGCTCAACATCGTTGGAAACAGCCTCGTCCTGACCATCAACGCCACCTTCGACAGCACCCTGCGATGGGTTGGCGACGCAAGTGCGGTTTGGGACATCGACAATGCTGCCAACAAAGTCTGGCGAGAAGTGGGATCGGGAAATCTGACGAACTATTACGATGGCGCGAAGGTGCGATTCGATGACACCGCGACAGGCCTGACCACGGTTAACATTCTGGGAGCTGTGGCTCCGCAATCAGTGATCGTGAGCAACTCGGCTAAACCCTACGTATTCACAGGCGGCGGCATCGTTGGCAATGCGACGCTGATCAAGCTGGACCCAGGAACGCTGACGCTCACCGGGATCAACAGCTACGACGGCGTTACGGAAATCCAGGGGGGGACCTTGCGCATTGGAGATGGCGTGACGGACGGGTCGCTCGGCTCGGGTGTCGTAACGAACAACGCGACGCTGGAGTTTAACCTTGTCGGCGCTACAACGGTGGCGAATCAGATTCACGGCACCGGACGTGTGATTCAGGCGGGTATCGGGCAGGTCAACCTCTCGGCCGCGAACACCTTCACGGGCGGTGTGATCGTCCGGTCAGGAACCGCGTTTGGAAACAACAATGGAAACGCTGCTGGAATTGGTGGCGGCATCCGCATCGAAGGCGGCAGAGTTCAGCTCGGAGCGAACATTAACAACAACGTCGGGACCGCTGTCGTCATCACCAACGCCACATTCCAAAACACCGCTGCAGGGAACTTCAACATCGATGTTCCGGTAGAGGGAACCAACGTCGCCATTCTTTTTGATAAGACCGGGCTGACAACGATGAACCGCACGCTGGCCAACCTGAGCGGTGTCATTACCAACGTTGGCGCTGGCGGCCTGCGCTTCAATTCGGGCGGCGGAAACAACGCCGTCGGAAGCGACAACATTCGCTGGATATTGGAAGCGGGCAGTGGTGACCTCCAAAACCGCAATGCCTCTGTAAACTTCCTCGGCAGCCTTGAAGGACAGGGAACACTCACCGCCCAGGGAAGCGGCAACGGCACGGTCACCTGGGTGGTTGGGGGCATGAATACGAGCACGACGTTCGAAGGCCGCATCATTGACGGAATCACCTTCGCCACACCCGCCCCCGCCCGGCTCACTGCGTTCACTAAAGCAGGCACCGGCACGTTCACGCTGAACAATGCCACCCTCGTCTATCGCGGGGTGACCACCGTCAGCAACGGTGTGCTCGCGCTCACCGGCACCTCCATTCCGGAACATACCGCCGGCGTCACGGTCCTCGCGCCGGGCGTGCTGAATGTGACGGGACTCTCCGGTGGAACGCTGTCGCTCGGAACTGGGACGACGAATCAGATCCTTGCTGGGGATGGCACAGTCCAGGGCAACATCGTTCTCGGCAGCAACGGCGGCCTTCGGCCCGGCGCTGCTGTGGGTGCCACTGGAAACCTGACCGTGAGTGGTTCAGTGACCCTCGGCGGCAGCCACCTGTTCGACATCAGCACAACGGGTTCGCCTTCAAGCGATCGTCTTACCGCCCCAACCATCGTTTACGGCGGTGCGCTGGTGATCACCAACTCCGGCAACATCACGGGAACGAACGTGTTCCAACTGTTCAGTGGCAGCCTGAGTGGTTCGTTCTCAAGCGTCACCACGCCGACCATTCCCGGGGTTACATTCAACACTGCCAACCTCAACGTGAACGGCACGATCACCGTTGTCGGACCGCCCGGAGTCAGTACCACCCCCACAAACATCACAACGTCGGTCTCGGGTGGCGTGCTGACGCTCTCGTGGCCCGCAAGCCACCAGGGATGGCGGCTGCAGGCGCAGACGAACTCCCTGAGCACGGGCCTGGCAACGAACTGGGTGGATGTCGCGGGATCAACGGGGACGACAAACGTCGCAATGCCGATCAACACCAGCAATGAAGCCGTGTTCTTCCGGCTGATCTATCCGTAA
- a CDS encoding prepilin-type N-terminal cleavage/methylation domain-containing protein, producing the protein MTALLSRTAFPTRRACGFTLIELLVVIAIIAILAAMLLPALANAKERAKRIQCVNNGRQMFIACTLYAGDNSDEFPSWGGNTLNNRTKNVIDLDNYIRWVVFGGPVGGGLIPQNAAAVNARGAQFENLGYLYGAKLVGDGRLFFDPSYPAASPLGWDQYTEKGFISFGRVNNTGGVRTSYIYNPVVLPNTSTRMFQKQSQVKQHRVFIMDYIDSQMDRPEFFAHKRSKGWNMTFTDGSTRFSKPAPAVYGKIAAGDYPADLTDFNRNVLPLLEQAAR; encoded by the coding sequence ATGACTGCCCTCCTCTCGCGAACTGCTTTCCCGACCCGCCGGGCCTGCGGATTTACCCTGATCGAACTTCTGGTGGTCATTGCGATCATTGCCATTCTTGCGGCGATGCTCCTTCCGGCGCTTGCGAACGCGAAGGAGCGGGCAAAGCGCATTCAGTGCGTAAACAACGGACGGCAGATGTTCATCGCATGCACGTTATACGCAGGGGACAACAGCGATGAGTTTCCGTCGTGGGGCGGCAACACACTGAACAATCGCACCAAGAACGTGATCGACCTGGACAATTACATTCGATGGGTGGTGTTTGGCGGCCCCGTCGGTGGCGGTCTCATTCCGCAGAATGCCGCGGCGGTAAACGCACGCGGGGCGCAGTTCGAAAACCTGGGTTACCTCTATGGCGCAAAGCTGGTTGGCGATGGACGCCTGTTCTTTGATCCCAGCTATCCCGCCGCATCCCCGCTGGGCTGGGATCAATACACAGAGAAAGGATTCATCAGTTTTGGCCGGGTCAACAACACCGGAGGCGTGCGAACCAGCTACATCTACAATCCCGTGGTGTTGCCGAATACCTCCACGCGCATGTTCCAGAAGCAATCCCAGGTGAAGCAGCATCGCGTCTTCATCATGGACTACATTGATTCCCAGATGGATCGGCCGGAATTCTTCGCCCACAAACGCTCCAAAGGTTGGAATATGACTTTCACGGACGGCTCGACGCGCTTCAGCAAGCCGGCACCGGCCGTTTATGGGAAGATCGCCGCCGGCGACTATCCTGCCGATCTCACAGACTTCAACCGCAATGTGCTTCCGCTGCTGGAGCAGGCCGCCAGGTGA